A single window of Sphingobacterium sp. ML3W DNA harbors:
- a CDS encoding glycosyltransferase, with translation MAKYVFVVPPLTGHVNPTLSIGAELLKRGHEVAWISLDKNLIYKLPEGGQLLLIQYDQTDKEKQESEQYLDIISQKVVYGIDSIKFLYEEVLIPLNRHCYKGIIALLKTFQPDLVITDQQLFAGPIAAKMLGIPYCTSVTAPAAIKIMNELPKVHEWEINQIVSLQQELGIMGHHSLACSDLLTLVLTSKHFFGEMDLPPNYQFTGPVLTERRTSCSFDWDRFHQDTKRKILVSIGTTFDHEHKKAFFQKVIDAFQGEQITVIVVSDPQLFDYWPENFMVYEQVPQLELLAHLTGVVCHGGHNTVSETLLHGLPLVVIPIAYDQSHVAGRVVRTGAGERLNFNRFKSHHLKEAVNTILDNPSYREAAQLVSRSFINAGGTSTAADILERTLHSISTHSMVKSKFLFVVPPFFGHISPTLSVGASLIARGHEVKWFGITPLDNKHIPEGGSYFYPEEDLIPYQDEIKRILKRQDDGPACSGPEVMKLALEETYVPFAKMMMPGLARLIENWKPDVIVNDCIAFGGALFAHKHNIPCVTTTPVPPDVMGDTEKSAPKIFEWQQNLIKGLQKEIGIYEDGIFIHSHKLNLVFTSQAFAGFDTVPSHMKFVGPVKGRPNDASFDWEKLNASTTPKIFVSLGTLLVEIRKAFFEKIIAAFADQPVTIVAATPPEIFEEWPSNFIVSSFVPQSALMPHMDMVICHGGFNTVNDTFRNGLPMLITPIAYDHFHIAKLIEQAGCGISIRYKRLRVEALRETVFELLENPKYRNAAKEVLDTFTAAGGNDKAVELLENFAEKEQATLATV, from the coding sequence CGCCGAATTATTGAAAAGAGGCCATGAAGTTGCATGGATCAGCCTCGATAAAAATCTGATTTACAAGCTACCAGAAGGTGGACAGCTCCTGCTTATTCAATACGATCAAACCGACAAAGAAAAACAAGAAAGCGAGCAATACTTAGATATCATCTCTCAAAAGGTTGTTTATGGTATTGATAGTATCAAATTCTTATACGAAGAGGTTCTTATCCCATTAAATAGACATTGCTATAAGGGTATCATTGCTTTATTAAAGACCTTCCAGCCCGATTTGGTCATTACAGACCAGCAGTTATTTGCGGGTCCGATAGCGGCAAAGATGCTTGGAATACCTTATTGCACCTCTGTTACGGCTCCTGCGGCGATTAAAATCATGAATGAGCTACCAAAGGTTCACGAATGGGAAATCAATCAAATCGTATCCTTGCAACAGGAATTAGGCATCATGGGACATCATTCGCTCGCTTGCTCGGATTTACTCACATTAGTATTGACTTCCAAGCATTTCTTTGGCGAAATGGACTTACCACCAAATTATCAATTTACTGGCCCTGTCTTAACCGAACGCCGTACTTCGTGTTCATTTGATTGGGACAGATTTCATCAAGACACCAAGAGAAAAATCTTGGTCAGTATTGGTACAACATTCGACCATGAACATAAAAAAGCTTTTTTTCAAAAAGTAATCGATGCATTCCAAGGAGAGCAAATTACTGTTATCGTTGTATCAGACCCGCAGCTTTTTGATTATTGGCCAGAAAATTTTATGGTCTATGAACAAGTTCCTCAATTGGAATTACTGGCTCATTTGACGGGGGTCGTTTGTCATGGCGGACACAATACCGTATCTGAAACATTACTTCATGGATTACCCCTCGTTGTTATCCCTATTGCTTATGACCAATCTCATGTAGCCGGACGCGTGGTACGTACAGGTGCTGGAGAACGACTAAATTTCAATAGATTCAAATCACATCATTTAAAAGAAGCTGTAAATACGATTTTGGATAATCCAAGTTATCGTGAAGCTGCCCAACTCGTTAGCCGATCATTCATTAATGCAGGAGGCACTTCTACTGCCGCCGATATTTTAGAAAGAACACTTCACTCCATTTCAACTCATTCCATGGTAAAATCAAAATTCTTATTTGTAGTTCCACCATTTTTTGGACATATAAGCCCAACATTAAGTGTGGGAGCAAGTCTTATTGCTCGTGGGCATGAGGTAAAATGGTTTGGTATTACCCCTTTGGACAACAAACATATTCCAGAAGGTGGAAGCTACTTTTATCCTGAAGAAGATCTTATTCCGTATCAGGATGAAATCAAACGTATTCTAAAAAGACAGGATGACGGACCTGCTTGTTCTGGTCCTGAGGTGATGAAACTGGCATTGGAGGAAACTTATGTACCATTTGCCAAGATGATGATGCCAGGATTAGCGCGTTTGATAGAAAACTGGAAGCCCGATGTGATTGTCAATGATTGTATTGCATTTGGGGGAGCACTCTTTGCTCATAAACACAATATTCCGTGCGTAACGACAACTCCAGTCCCTCCAGACGTCATGGGAGACACCGAGAAAAGCGCTCCAAAAATATTCGAATGGCAGCAAAACCTGATTAAAGGTCTCCAAAAAGAAATAGGGATTTATGAAGATGGAATTTTCATTCATTCTCATAAATTAAATTTGGTGTTTACTTCACAAGCTTTTGCCGGTTTTGATACCGTTCCATCACATATGAAATTTGTGGGCCCAGTAAAAGGACGTCCAAACGATGCTTCATTTGATTGGGAAAAGTTAAATGCGTCTACCACACCAAAAATATTTGTATCGTTAGGTACACTCTTGGTCGAAATCCGAAAAGCCTTCTTTGAAAAAATCATTGCAGCCTTTGCTGATCAGCCTGTCACGATTGTAGCAGCTACTCCGCCCGAAATTTTTGAAGAATGGCCTTCCAATTTCATCGTAAGTAGCTTTGTCCCCCAATCAGCATTAATGCCTCATATGGATATGGTCATCTGTCATGGTGGTTTCAATACCGTTAATGATACCTTCCGCAATGGATTGCCAATGTTAATTACTCCAATTGCTTATGATCATTTTCATATTGCAAAATTAATTGAACAAGCAGGTTGTGGTATCAGTATCCGATACAAACGATTACGTGTGGAAGCGTTACGTGAAACCGTTTTTGAATTATTGGAAAATCCTAAATACAGGAATGCTGCCAAAGAAGTGCTAGACACCTTTACCGCTGCTGGCGGAAATGACAAGGCGGTAGAATTGTTAGAAAATTTTGCAGAAAAAGAACAAGCAACATTAGCTACTGTATAG